The Streptobacillus felis genome includes the window ATATCCTAAGGCTGCTAATAAGGCTGAGATTAAAAACCATAATATCACATCACTATTTGAGCCAGGTTCAATATTTAAACCACTTACTGTAGCTATGGCTATGAACGAAGGGATAATAAATGAAAATACTTTAATACATTCTGATGGATATATTAAAGTTAAAAATAGAATAATAAGAGATCATGACGATAGTACTAAGGGTACTTTACCTGTATCAAAGATTATGGTACATTCAGGAAACGTAGGTCTAGTTAAAATTTCACAAATGATGAAGTCTGATACTTTCTATAACTATTTACCAAAATTTGGACTAGGTAAGAAAACGGGTATAGATACTTCTTATGAAACTGCAACTGCACTTATGACACCTAAAGAATTTACAGAAGTTAGAAGATCAAATGTATCTTTCGGACAAGGTATAAATATGACACAATTACAAATGCTTGTAGCATTAAATTCAACTATTAATGGTGGAAATTTAATTAAACCACAATTAGTTGAAAAAATTGTAGATAGTGAAGGTAATATAGTTAAAGAATATGAGATACAAAATAAAGGGAAAATATTAAATGATAATGTAAGTTCTAAGATAAGAAATATACTTGAAGAAGTTGTTTCAAGTGGAACTGGACGTGGAATACAACTTGAAGGTTATAGAATAGGTGGTAAAACAGGTACTGCACAAAAAGCCGGACCAAATGGTTATGAAGCTGGAAAATATTTCTCTTCATTCTTTACATTCTTCCCTGCTGATAATCCTAAATACAGTATATTAATTACAGTGGATGAACCACACGGAGCATATTATGGAGCATCAGTTGCACTACCTTTAGCTAAAGATATCTTAGATAAAATAATTAAATACAAAAATATTTTACCTAGTGAACAAATTGTTCAAAATGTATCCGAAGTTGAAGTAGTTGAAAATAAAGAAAATAGAAATAAAAAAATTAAAGAAATAGAAAAAGAATTGAATGCAAATATTATGCCAAATTTAATAGGTATTACTAAGAAAAATCTTTTAGAACTAGGAATAGATAAATATTCAGTTTCTATGAGTGGAAATGGAAAAGTAGTAAAACAATATCCAGAAGCTGGAACAAAAATTAAACCTGGAGATAGAATTAGATTAAATTTAGAATAATTAGAAAGGGGGAAAAATGTTTTATCAAATATATGTTAAAAAACACATAAATACATATACTTATGAATCAGATTTCCCTCTAACTATTGGTTCTTTTGTTGAAATCAATTTTAAAAATAAGGATGTAGTTGGAGTAGTAATTAGAGAAAGTAAAAAAGAAGAAATAGGAAACTTCAAAATAAAAAAAATAAATAGATGTTTAGACGATATAGTTGATGTTCCAGAAAGTATATTGAAAATAGCAAAATTTATTAATTCATACTATATTACAGATTTTCATGCTAGTTTTAAATTATTAGGTCCTTATGAAAAAATGAGTAAGAAAAAATTAGAAGAAATAGAGAAAAAAGAAACTATAATAAAAAATGATGCAATATTAAATAAAGATCAACAAAAAGCATTTGATGAAATTGTAAATAGTGATGAAAAACATTTCCTTTTATATGGTATTACAGGAAGTGGAAAAACTGAAATATATATTAAATTAATAGAAGAAGCATTAATGAAAGATAAATCAAGTATATTTCTTTTACCTGAAATATCTTTAAGTTCTCAAATGGTAAAACGTATAAAAAAAGTTTTTGGAGATAATGTAAGTCTAGTACATAGTAAAATGACTAGTACAAATAAGCTTAAAGAATGGTATAATATATACTCAGGTAATGTGAAAGTAATATTAGGAACAAGGTCTGCATTATTTGCTCCTGTTAAGAATTTAGGATATATAATAATAGATGAAGAACATGAAAATGCATATAAGCAAGAGGATAATGCTAGATATCATGCAAGAAATGTAGCTATAAAAAGAGCTATGGAAGAAGGAGCTAAGGTTGTTTTAGGTAGCGCAACTCCTTCATTTGAAAGCTATTATCTTGCAAAAAATAACTTTTTTAAATTAGTAAAGATTAATAATAGGTATAATAATTCTGAATTACCAGATATAGAAATAGTAGATTTATCAAATGAGAAATCACTATTATCTGAAAAACTATTATTAAATATTAAAGAGGTAATATCAAAGGGAGAACAGGTAATATTAATATTAAATAGAAAGTCTCACTCAGTATTAGTAAAATGTAAAGATTGTTCTACGAAAATTTCTTGTCCTAGATGTAGTCTTAATCTAAGATATTCTAAGTCAAAAAATATTTTAGAATGTTCTCACTGTGAATATAGGAGAAAAATGTATGATGTTTGTCCTAATTGTAAGAGCGAGAAGTTAGAATACTTAGGTATAGGTATAGAAAAAATTGAAGAAGAATTAGCTAACCTTTTTGGAAATGAAAATATTTTAAGAATGGATTCAAGTACTATGACTAGTCAAAAAGATTTTGATAAGGCATATAAGGAATTTAGTGAAAATAAATATCAAATTGCTATAGGTACTCAAATTCTTGCAAAGGGATTTCATTTTCCTAATGTAACTTTAGTTGGAGTTATAAATACTGATCAAATATTATCTTTAAGTGATTTTAGAGTTGGGGAGAAAACTTTTCAACTTGTAACACAATCAGCTGGTAGAGCAGGTAGAGGAGATAAAAAAGGTAAAGTAATTCTACAAAGTTATGTTCCTGATTCTAAATTAATACAATCAATAGTCTCAAATAATTTTGATGAATATTTTCAATATGATTTAGAATTAAGGAGATTTTTGAATTTGCCTCCATTTAGTAGGATGATAAAGATAATAGTATCTGATAAGAAGGAAGCAAGATCATATAAGAAAATTAGTGAAATATATGAAGAATTATTAGGTAATTTTGAAAATATATCTCATATAGAGAAAGCACCTATATATAAATTAAATGATGATTATAGATACAATATATTTATTAAAACTAACAAGGCAGAGATTGATTTAAATAAAAAACTATTAATTAAAATTAAATCATTAAGCACAAGTACAACAAGAGTTTTAGTAGATGTAGACCCTATAACCCTATATTAGAAAGAGTAGTGATAATATGAAAATATATGTATATGAAGCACCTATTTTAAGAAAAAAATCTGAAAATGTAACAGAATTTAATGATGAATTAAGAAAAACTTTAGATGAAATGGTAGAAACTATGAGAAGTGCAAAAGGGATAGGACTTGCTGCCAACCAAGTTGGTATAGATAAGAGATTTTTTGTACTTGAAATTGAAGATGAAATATATAAAGTAGTTAATCCAGAAATAATAAAATTTGGTGATGATATAGTCGAATTTGAAGAAGGATGTTTAAGTATACCAGGTATATATAAGAAGGTATTAAGACCTGATACTATTTTAGTTAGATACCAAGATGAAAATGGTAATTTAATAGAAAAAGAACTAAATGATGTACCTTCTCGTGCTTTTCAACATGAATTTGATCATTTAGAAGGAGTTTTATTTATAGATAAAATAAGTCCTATGAGTAGAAATCTTATAAGAAAAAAATTAGAATTAATGAAAAAAAATAGTAGACCAAGAGAATTTTAGAGGTGATTTAATGAGAACAATTTTTATGGGTACACCAGACTTTGCCTTAGATACATTAAAATACATACATGAAAATACAGATTTATTAGCTGTATTTACAAAAGTGGATAAGGTAAATGCACGTGGAAATAAAATAATTTTTTCTCCAGTTAAACAATATGCATTAGATAACAATATAGAGATAGTCCAACCTAAGAGTCTTAGAACAGATGATGTTTATGAACTATTAAAAGAATATAATGCAGATTTAATTATAGTTGTAGCATATGGAATGATAATACCTAAAAATATTATAGATTTACCAAAATATGGAATAATTAATGTCCACTCTT containing:
- the def gene encoding peptide deformylase; the encoded protein is MKIYVYEAPILRKKSENVTEFNDELRKTLDEMVETMRSAKGIGLAANQVGIDKRFFVLEIEDEIYKVVNPEIIKFGDDIVEFEEGCLSIPGIYKKVLRPDTILVRYQDENGNLIEKELNDVPSRAFQHEFDHLEGVLFIDKISPMSRNLIRKKLELMKKNSRPREF
- a CDS encoding penicillin-binding protein translates to MSILNKERNRKLIYYGTLIIVLIAIILKLFFFQILHKDFKFNDISKIRSYKKELKAKRGSIFTSDDLELALDLEYQGIVIDPTLLNDKEEIHTFVNIVNSVISNVKVDETVNKILELKEKNKKYYEFKDILITVDQKDEINKLISEKKKDGKLLSKFVYFTKKFKREYVNNSVFETIVGFLNKEDKGVYGIEHKYEDMLKGENGLSTGTAPFSEKYAEYTLPYLIDEKIVKKAVDGNDVILTIDSLLQYSLDDILKDAHEKFEASTTMGIVMESDTGKIVAMSSYPKAANKAEIKNHNITSLFEPGSIFKPLTVAMAMNEGIINENTLIHSDGYIKVKNRIIRDHDDSTKGTLPVSKIMVHSGNVGLVKISQMMKSDTFYNYLPKFGLGKKTGIDTSYETATALMTPKEFTEVRRSNVSFGQGINMTQLQMLVALNSTINGGNLIKPQLVEKIVDSEGNIVKEYEIQNKGKILNDNVSSKIRNILEEVVSSGTGRGIQLEGYRIGGKTGTAQKAGPNGYEAGKYFSSFFTFFPADNPKYSILITVDEPHGAYYGASVALPLAKDILDKIIKYKNILPSEQIVQNVSEVEVVENKENRNKKIKEIEKELNANIMPNLIGITKKNLLELGIDKYSVSMSGNGKVVKQYPEAGTKIKPGDRIRLNLE
- the priA gene encoding primosomal protein N'; the encoded protein is MFYQIYVKKHINTYTYESDFPLTIGSFVEINFKNKDVVGVVIRESKKEEIGNFKIKKINRCLDDIVDVPESILKIAKFINSYYITDFHASFKLLGPYEKMSKKKLEEIEKKETIIKNDAILNKDQQKAFDEIVNSDEKHFLLYGITGSGKTEIYIKLIEEALMKDKSSIFLLPEISLSSQMVKRIKKVFGDNVSLVHSKMTSTNKLKEWYNIYSGNVKVILGTRSALFAPVKNLGYIIIDEEHENAYKQEDNARYHARNVAIKRAMEEGAKVVLGSATPSFESYYLAKNNFFKLVKINNRYNNSELPDIEIVDLSNEKSLLSEKLLLNIKEVISKGEQVILILNRKSHSVLVKCKDCSTKISCPRCSLNLRYSKSKNILECSHCEYRRKMYDVCPNCKSEKLEYLGIGIEKIEEELANLFGNENILRMDSSTMTSQKDFDKAYKEFSENKYQIAIGTQILAKGFHFPNVTLVGVINTDQILSLSDFRVGEKTFQLVTQSAGRAGRGDKKGKVILQSYVPDSKLIQSIVSNNFDEYFQYDLELRRFLNLPPFSRMIKIIVSDKKEARSYKKISEIYEELLGNFENISHIEKAPIYKLNDDYRYNIFIKTNKAEIDLNKKLLIKIKSLSTSTTRVLVDVDPITLY